Sequence from the Neptunomonas japonica JAMM 1380 genome:
GCTTGTTTTCACCAAAACAAAGCATGGTGCTAATAAGTTAACAAAGCAATTAGAAGCAGCCAAAATCAAGTCTGCAGCCATTCATGGCAACAAAAGCCAAGGGGCACGCACCAGAGCTTTGGCCGACTTTAAGGACTACTCAATTCAAGTACTTGTAGCCACTGATATCGCAGCCCGCGGACTTGATATAGACCAGCTACCACAGGTTGTAAATTACGACCTACCTAACGTTGCCGAAGATTACGTGCATCGTATTGGACGTACAGGCCGCGCAGGTGCCACGGGACAAGCTATTTCGCTTGTCTGTGCAGATGAGTTCAAGCTGCTTGCTGCTATTGAACGCTTAACTGGCGCTCTTCTTGAGCGCAAAGAGATTCCGGGATTTAAGCCAGTTAATGCATTGCCAACATCGCGTTTACAGCGCCCAGCGCACCCTAAACGCCCAAAGAAACCTAAACCAGGCCATAGAGATGGGCAGCGATCTGGTGAAAATGCTAGAGGCCACAAGCCTGCAGCACAAAGAACCTAAAAAAGATAAAAAGCCCGGCTCACGCCGGGTTTTCTATATAAACCTCTCTAGCAGCTTTATACTCACCAATATCAAGTTTACGTAAACGTAACCCACCAACTATTGACCTTGATTAAAAGATCACCTATCTTTGCACCCAATGCTTCACAAGAGCAGCGAATATAAACCTGCCTACAGGCCGGATAAAAATAACAATAAGTGAACCAATACTGAGATCCAGTATTAGTTTGAGGTATTAAAATGACAACTCAACCGCATCATTCTGCTTGCCATCCTTGCAAATTACTATTCACATTTTCATCAAAGATTTCTAATCAAGTACAGCCTCTGCTTAGCTCGTGCTTAGCGATTAGCTCTCGAAAAATATCGAACCAAACACTTTTTTCTTAACGTCTGGCTGCTTTCGGCTTTTGATCGTTTCTTTTTGATTTTGACCTTAACCAAGGTCCAAGAAACTTCATTCGTCAATTCAGGCGTTAGCTCGGACTGTATCGCTTACTAATCACTAAATAAGCCGATACAAGAATTGATGTGTGATGTTTGTGTATACAAACGGGAGTACACCCATGAAAGATGTAACACTTAATGATAAGTGGGAATTAGATTCTGGACGCGTTTACCTGACAGGTAGCCAAGCCTTAGCACGCTTACCCATGCTGCAAGCACAACGCGATAAACTGCAAGGACTAAACACTGCAGGCTTTATTTCTGGCTATCGCGGCTCCCCTCTAGGCGGCTTTGACAAAACACTGTGGCAAGCAAAAAAATACCTAACGACACACAACATTTTTTTCCAGCCAGGCATTAATGAAGACCTGGGTGCAACATCCGTTTGGGGCTCTCAGCAAGTCAATGTATTTGAAGGTGCTAAATATGATGGTGTCTTTGGTTTATGGTACGGAAAAGGCCCAGGTGTTGACCGCACTGGAGATGTACTAAAGCATGCCAATGCATTTGGCTCCTCACAATTTGGCGGTGTACTGGCTGTTGCAGGGGATGACCATGCCTGCAAATCCTCAACACTCCCCCATCAGAGTGACTACGCTTTTGTCGATGCGATGATACCCGTGCTTTATCCTTCCGGGATCCAGGAGATGCTGGATTTCGGCTTGTATGGCTGGGCAATGTCACGCTTTAGCGGTTGCTGGGTTGGCTTTAAAACATTAGCAGAACTACTCGACTCATCAGTATCTGCAGACCTAGATTTGAACCGCATCAACATAAAAACCCCCGCTGATTTTGAACTCCCTCCTGAAGGAGTTAACGCTCGCTGGCCTGACAAACCAATGCAGCAAGAAGCCCGTTTGCATACCTACAAGCTGAAAGCTGCACAAGAGTTCTGTCGGATAAACAAGCTAGATAAGACAGTAATTACCAGCCAAGCACCGCGCTTAGGTATTGTCACGACCGGCAAATCCTATATGGACGTACTTCAAGCATTAGACGACCTAGGTATCACGCACGAGAAAGCCAGCGAACTAGGCATCAAACTTTATAAAGTAGGCATGGTTTGGCCACTAGAGCCCGTGGGTATTCGAGAATTTGCTAAAGACACCCCAGAACTTCTATTGATTGAAGAAAAACGCGGCATTATTGAAGACCAAATTAAAGATTATTTATATAGCTGGCAGGACGGTGCTCGCCCAAGAATTATTGGCAAACGTGATGAAAACGGCCAAGAACTACTAACAACACTGGGTGAGCTCACGCCCGCGATGATTGCCCGAGCTATTGCTTCACGCATTGCGCCTTTTTACCAAAGCGAACAGGTTGCATCACGTTTAGCATTTCTATGTGCCAAGGAGGCCGAACTTGCCCAACCACGCTCTCTGGTAGAACGTACTCCGCATTTTTGCTCGGGCTGCCCGCACAATACATCGACTCGCGTACCTGAAGGCAGCAAAGCTTTAGGCGGCATAGGCTGCCATTACATGGCTACTTGGATGGACCGCGGTACAGAAACTTTCACTCAAATGGGAGGCGAAGGCGCTACCTGGATTGGCCAAGCACCTTTTACTAACAACCAGCATGTTTTCCAAAATTTAGGCGACGGAACTTACTTCCATTCCGGGCTACTCGCAATACGTGCATCAGTGGCTGCTGAAGTGAATATCACCTACAAAATCCTCTACAACGATGCCGTTGCTATGACCGGCGGCCAACCCGTAGATGGACAGCTAACCGTCCAACAAATCACCCACCAACTTTTTGGTGAAGGCGTTCGCCGCTTGGCCATCGTTAGTGATGAGCCTTACAAATACCCAAGCAGAGCCGACTTCGCTGATGGCGTTACCTTCCACCACCGTGATGATCTAGATGCCGTTCAACGCGAATTTCGTGAAACCCAAGGCTGTACTGCTCTTATCTATGACCAAACTTGTGCCGCTGAAAAACGCCGACGTCGCAAACGCGGCCAAATGCCTGATCCTGAAAAACGCGTTGTTGTTAATAGCGAAGTATGTGAAGGTTGCGGCGATTGTGGTGTGCAATCAAACTGCCTATCAGTGCTACCCAAACAAACGGAGCGCGGCCGCAAACGCCAAATAGATCAGTCATCATGCAACAAAGATTTCAGCTGCATCCGTGGTTTTTGTCCAAGCTTTGTTACCGTTAAAGGCGGAACTTTACGAAAAGCCGCAGGCTTAAATGCCACACCACCCGCAGAGAACCTGCCGGAACCAATAACAGCAACAATAAACAAACCTTATAACATTCTACTGACAGGTGTAGGCGGAACCGGCGTTGTAACTGTCAGCGCATTACTAGGCATGGCTGCGCATTTAGAAGAGAAAGGTGTTGGTGTGCTCGATCAAATCGGTCTGGCACAAAAGTTCGGTGCCGTTATGAGCCACATTCGTATTGCACCTACACAAGAGCAACTGCACACAGTACGTATCCCTGCTGGTGAAACTGATCTGTTAATAGGCTTTGACCTGATGGTCGGCGCCAGCGAAGAAGCTCTGGGAAAGCTAGATGGAAAACGCAGCTTTGCGATTATTAATAATCACGACACAATGCCCGCCGCCTTTACCCGCGACCCTGACCTACAAGTGCCAAATAATGAGATGCAAGCCGTTATTGAAGCAACAGCACGCGCTGAAGGTACCTTTTGCTTCGACGCCACCCAACTAGCAACAGACCTAATGGGCGACGGTATGGCGGTGAACCTCTTTACGATTGGTTATGCTTGCCAAAAAGGCCTACTACCTTTAAGCCGTGAATCAATCGAAGAGGCGATCAAGCTCAACGGCGCCTCTGTTGATACCAATCTCAAAGCTTTTTTATGGGGCCGTTGTGCGGCGCACGATCTAGATAACGTCACACAAGTCGTCAAGCCTGCTCCGGTTGTACAAATGGTTCGCATGCTACCCTCTTTAGAAGAGCAAATAGAGAAAGAGCTCACACATCTCACTGAATACCAAAATGCAGCACTTGCGCAACGTTATCATAAGCGCCTTTCGCAATTTAGCCGCACCGAAAAAGAGCACACCAATAAAACTCACATCAGCCGTGCTATTGCAGAAAACTACAGTAAAGTGCTGGCCTACAAAGATGAGTATGAAGTCGCTCGACAGCTAACCTCTGAAACATTCAAACAACAATTAGACGAGCAGTTCGAAGGAGACTTTGAACTGGAGTTCAACCTTGCCCCGCCACTGATTGCACGCAAAGACAAGCACACAGGGCGTCCACGCAAACGTGTTTTCAGCCAAAAAATCATGCCCATGTTCCGCTTACTCGCGCGGATGAAAAGCCTACGCGGCACGCCTATGGACATCTTTGCATGGAGCGAAGACCGCCGCTTAGAAAAGCAGATCATTCGTGACTATGAAACCGATATAAACCTGATAGAAAAAGCGATAAATAATAGTGATGGCCGAAATTTCAACTACAGCGCAGCCCAACAGCTAGCAGAAATCCCCGGCATGATCCGAGGATACGGCCCAGTAAAAGAAGAAAACTACCTCAAAGCGAAGGCCAAGCGCCAAGCATTACATACGGAGCTGCAAACAGAGAAAAACAACAACGTTGATCTCATTAGCGCGCAAGCTTGAAGCATTAAAAAACAGTTAAGGATACGAGGTAAATATGTCAGTTTTTAGCCACATTGAATTTGATCATCATGAACAGGTTAACTTTTTTCACGACGAAGCTTCTGGTCTAAAAGCTATTGTCGCTGTACACAACTCCAACCGCGGGCCAGCACTTGGCGGCTGTCGTATGTGGAACTATGCCTCTGATGAAGAGGCGTTAACAGACGCTCTACGCTTATCTAAAGGAATGACGTATAAATCAGCATTGGCGAATCTTGCGCTAGGAGGCGGAAAATCCGTCATTATTGGCAACCCTCGCCAGCATAAGACCGAAGCGCTACTTGAGATGATGGGCCGCTGCCTAGAAAGTATGGGGGGCCGCTACATAGCAGCAGAAGATTCCGGCACAAGCGTCCCCGACCTTAAAATCATGAACCGTAACACAAAGTTTGTTGCGGGCATTACCGAGCGCCCAGGTATTGATGGGCTGCTATCCAACGGAGACCCTTCACCAGCTACAGCTTATGGCACTTTTATTGGCCTAAAAGCCACAGTAAAACACCGCTTAGGAACAGACAACTTAAAAGGGCTATCCGTCGCTATACAGGGTGTCGGAAATGTTGGTTATCGCCTCGCTGAGCACTTACGTGAAGCAGGCGCCACGCTTTACGTTAACGATATTCATCAAGAATATGTCGATAAAGCAGTCAAGCAACTGGGTGCTATTGCTGTTTCGTCACAAGAAATTCTAACTCTTGATGTTGATGTACTAGCGCCCTGCGCACTCGGCGCAATTCTTAATGATGACAGCATCCCTAACATTAAAGCATCGGTTATTGCTGGTGCCTCTAACAACCAATTAGCAGCATCACGACATGACATGATGCTGAAAGAGCGCGGAATTTTATACGCACCTGACTTTGCGATTAATGCAGGAGGCATTATCGACATCTTCTATGATCGCGTCGGGCACACACCACAAAAGGTATCACAACATATAGAAACCATTGCAGACACATTAGATGAAATCTTCCGTCGCAGCGATGCCAACAACCTACCGACGGGTATGGTTGCCAATACGCTAGCAGAGGAACGCTTTCAAAAAAGATAACGGTATAAGAAAGTCAAAACACAATAAGAATAAATCAACGGAGAAGAATCGTGACACAAACTAGTCAAACCTATACAGAAGACACTTCTGTTAGTGAAGCGCGTCAAGACAACCCTATGTGGTCTTCACGCCTTGCGTTTATTTTAGCCGCCAGCGGATCTGCAGTAGGCCTGGGTAATATCTGGAAATTTCCCTATATCACGGGCGAAAACGGCGGTGGTGCTTTTGTACTGGTATACCTGTTGTGTATAGCGCTGATCGGTATGCCGATCATGATTGCAGAAGTAATGATTGGTCGCCGTGGTGGACGCAGCCCTATCAACTCATTACGTATGCTAACGCAACGTGACGGCCTTTCAACACGTTGGACATGGATAGGCTGGATGGGCATTACAGCATCGTTCTTGATTCTTTCTTTCTACTCAGTCATTGGGGGGTGGGCATTATCCTACGTTGGCCAATCGGCAGGAGGTGTTTTCACAGACAGTAACGCTGACAGCATTGGCGCATTGTTTGGCGGTTTACTGTCAGACCCATGGACATTACTGCTCTGGCACTCTGTCTTTATGGTGTTAGTTATCACTATTGTTGCTGGTGGAATTCGCTCAGGCATGGAAAAGGCCATCAACATCTTAATGCCAATCCTCTTCATTTTATTACTGGTAATGGTCGGCTACGCGTTAAGCAGCGGCGATTTTGCACAAGGTTTCGCTTTTCTATTTCAACCAGACTTCTCAAAACTAACGACCGAGGGTATTTTAACCGCACTTGGGCATGCTTTCTTTACCTTAAGCCTTGGTATGGGTGTCATGATGGCATATGGCTCTTACCTTCCTAAAAATGTCTCCATCGTTAAAACAGCCGTGGCTGTTTCTGTCGTCGATACTGTCGTTGCCTTATTAGCAGGTCTAGCTATCTTCCCGTTAGTATTTGCAAACGGCCTTGAGCCAGGGTCAGGTCCTGGGTTGATTTTCCAAACGCTTCCTCTTGCCTTCGGACAAATGACAGGCGGTGTACTTTTTGGCACACTATTTTTTGCACTGCTGGTTGTAGCAGCCGTAACCTCGGCCATATCACTACTTGAACCGGTAGTCGAATGGTTAGAGGAGCAGAAAGGTATCAACCGTTTATCAGGCACGCTCATTGGCGGTATATCTATCTGGGTATTAGGTCTATTTACCATTCTGTCATTCAACGAGTGGGCAGACGTACACCCTCTTGATTTTATTCCAGTATTTGAAAATAAAACCATCTTTGATCTGCTTGATTACGTCACAGCTAACTTAATGATGCCACTAGGCGGCCTATTCATTGCTATTTTTGTCGGTTGGTTTATGAACAAACAAGCTGTCGAAAACCAATTAGATATAAACAATGGCTACGGCTTCAAGATCTTTATGTTTATATTACGCTTTATTACACCCGCTGCAGTAGCCACTGTATTTATCTACAATTTGGTATAAACAACAAGTAATCGTACAGATTGACCAGTTAACCGCGTAATACATAAAAAGGAGCCTATAAGGCTCCTTTCTCATTTAACAAGTACAAAACTTAACTCACGCTACAAGCTACTCTTGTAAGTAACTTAATCGTTCAGATTGATACTTCATCGATTCGGCTGAGTCTGACAAATACTCTACCAAGGTTCCATTTTGATGTACTAAAGAGTTCATATTACTAACCGACCCTTTTAGCTGCTCGACGCCTTCTAGCTGCGCCGATAAAGAACGACTAAACTCATCATTTTCTGCAACAGAGAATATTGATAACAGTTCAAGAACAGAGGAGTTCCACGCATTTGCATTTTCAATACCACTATCCACATGCGCAACATTGCTATTAACATAAGATTTAATATCGGCTGCGGCTTTAGCAGCACGCATCGCTTGAACTCTCACTTCTGATGCAACTACCGCAAAGCTTTTTCCTTGCTCTCCTGCTCGCGCAGCTTCAACAGCGGCATTTAACGCTAGCAAGTTTGCTTGGAATGCTACCTGCTCCACCATGTCGACCGCATCAGTAATGTTTACATTAGACTTATCCATTTGCTGATATGACTCAACAAGCCGCTCTATGAATTGCCCTGCCTGCTGCGCCTTAAACTCAGCCTGGTTAACTCCATTATTAAGCGAAAGCGCAGACTTTTTAACTTTTTGAGTCAGGGCTAATAACTTTTCAGCTTCAAAACATACTGGACCAACCAATCTAGACTGCTGCTGAGCGTTCTCTTGCAACTCCCGAGAAACCTTAAAAACACCCTGAATATTAAAAGCAGCCCATTTAGAAAACTCTTTTTTCTCTATAACCAGCATATTTAAGTGAGCAGACAACCCCCTGATACTCTCAGAAAGGTCACCAAATCTGCCAGGCAGATCAATGTCAGAATCTTCATCTGTACGCCCCTCAACAAGCGAGCATAAAGAACCTTCTGACCCATCCACGGCTAAAGTGACAACTTCCATAAGCTCATTTAAGTCACGACTCACATGACCAAGAAATGAGCTTGGAGCAAGTTTTTTTAAAGAATCAATGGAGATACGTTTAGATAAGTCACCTTTAGCGGCAGACGCCACCAGTAACTTTATTTGCTGCTCAACTTTAAATTCATGCGTAACGTCTTGCCACTCAATCAAGAAGCCAGACGAGTTTTCCACGTCATCGATTAAGGTAACAACTAACGTCATCATACGATTAGCAACAGGAATACGCGCTCGCATACGATGAGATAAACGTGCTAACACGTCTACACGTTTTTCGGGGTTACGACGAAAGAGATCTAGTCGCTTGCCTACCAAATTAACAGAATCAAGATCACCAAACTCTGCGACGAAAGCCTTGCGCTGATTTTGAAAAAGCTGCATCAATGAGCTATTCGCATACAAGATGGTAAAGCGCTCATCTGTCAACATAACACAAGCGTGCGAAACATCGAGCGCTTGCCGAACAAACACTAAAGACTGCAACTCGCGCTGTAAATCATCTACTTTCTCGTCACTGTGTGATATTAGGTCATCAATAGCGCCATAAACCTTAGCGATGCTTTTGTTGATAACTCTATTAGGTTTTGCCAGCTGAACAGGGACTAGGCTCTCTTTTAGATCAGCGACCAAAGACGATACGGAGTCACCGAGTTGATTAACAGGCCTAACCCAGTGCTTCCAATAAAACAAACCACAGCGCACAAGAAGCAATATAAAAACAACACCAAAAACGATGCCTGTCCAAACATGAACACGAGCGGCAAGTGCCGACTCTGTAAGGCTCTTTTCAGCACTTAACCGTAAGCGCTTAGCGATCGTACTTACTTTTGCATTCATTGCGTTAGCAGTAACAGCAAACTGGCCAGAAAAAAGAACAGCAACTTCTGGTCCTCCATCAATATAGGACCTAGCCATCTGCAAACCCACTCGATAAAACTCATGAAAAGTAGGTAATAAAGCATCATATATAAACGCTTGTTCGCTATCTTGCATGCGCATCTTTTGAACCGCAATACGAAAATCAAGAGCTGTCTCAGCAGCCGTATTTAAACGTGCATCCCAACTAGGAGAACTTTTAATCGATCGAAAATCGGCTAGGTTATATTGAATCTTAACAACGGACAGCTCTAAAACTTTAACTAACGATGCCAACTTTATTTCGCGTTCTTTTATGTTGATAGAGCGCTGGGCCATATCATTGCTTTGATAAACAAGCACAGCAGCCATAGACAGCATGACTATAGCTATCAGGAGGGTTGAGGTTTTTTGTATTGAGTGTACAACGCTGCCACCCATAAAATCTCCAGGGAAACAGCTTAAGGGCTTATTTTATAACTACGACGTAAATCACCAAAGGTTCTGATCCAATAACCTGCCTTTTGAACCGCATCCGGCAATGTTTTAGCTATTTTTTTACTGGTTCGGTTATTTGGGTAGTTACCATACAACAATATGTAGCGGTATTGACCATCCTGCAATGCATGGATGTAATATGAATTATCATCCAAATTATGTTTTTTAATGAATTTCACAATTCCACTAAGCTGGCTGGCTTGCACAAGCTGAATAGCGTAACGCATATCCGGCTGCTTATTAACCCATTCAGAACCACGCGCCAAGCTTGTAATATCTGCTTCAAATGCTTTTGAAGCAGCTTTATGACCAGTAGGCCGCACCACATCAACGACGCTTGGTTTATTCGCCTCTGAAGGTTTTTTCACTACAACAACTGGCTGAGCTGGTGCATTTTTTTGGCTCACTGTCTCATTAACAGTTGCACTAAGAGCTTCACCCTGTTCTTTATTTACTGCTATTACTAACTGGTCTCCTAGCTCTTTGTGTAAAGAAGACTCTTTGCTACTTAAACCCCTTCCATTTTCTGTCACTATTTTATCTGGAACAACCTTATGCTCAGCAACGGGCTTATTTAACGCAATAATGTTCGCTTTTGTTGGAACAGCCGTCACTATAGCCTCAGTAACAACAGATGGCTTAACTATTACTGGATGAGCAAAAGCAACATCTTCCTGCTGCTCTTGCTGTACGGGAACAGAGCTTGCTTCTGAGGTAATAACAGTCACTTCGTTACCACCAGCCGTTGACGAATCAGTATTAAAATTAGGTAACGATGGCAAGATGGCCAAGAAGCTCTGCAATAAACTGTTACTTTTTTGTGACTCTTCTTTAAGCGCAGGTGGCTGCTTAATGAGAGCGACCGACTCAACAGAAGGCACCGGTTCTGGCGATTTAAACACTCCAGACGCTTGTTTAATCTGTATACGGGTTAAGAGTTCTTTACTTTTATCAAATCCAGCGGCGACCCCAAGCTCAGATAACTCTTGAGCTTTACGATAGTTCTGGGGCACTCCCATTCCATAATAATAGAGCTCTGCTAGGCGGTGATTCGCATATAAATTACCGCCTGCAGCAGCTCGTTTAAAGAGGACAGCACTACGAATAGCATCAGCATCGACCAACAAAATCCCTAATGCTAACTCAGCATCGTGGCTGCCATTATTAGCGGCATTGTTCAGCCAGTACATTCCTTTGCTAACGTCTCTTTTAATACCTTTGCCTTCTAATAAAAGCAAAGCCGTCTTGAGCTGCGCGTCGGCATTTTTTTGCATTGCCCCATTACAGTACCATTCAAATGCCTGATTAATATCTCTATTAACCCCTTCGCCTTGCTCGTAATTTTTACCTAATCGTAAACTAGCTACGGGACCAACAGAACTGACTATTTTAAAAGCACCATCGGCTCGACAAGTTTGAGATTTAGATTGATAAGAGGCTGCTGACACATGAGTGGTGCACGCAAAAAGCGTACTAAGCAAAATAAGACTCGTTTTGAAAGTTGACTGCACTACGCTCTATTCCATTTCCAGTCGAATGCTCGGATAAAAATACTTATTCTTCAATCCTACAGGGAGTAGATTTACATGGCTACATCCATAGAACAAAAGGGCATAAGTAGTTCCTGATATTACTAGTTAAGGACAGATTATAGCTAAACACAACTTACTATAAGAATCTGTTCTTAAAAAACAAAAAAACCAACGTGAAATTCCTGTAATATTGTAGGCTTTTACGTACAATTACGATCAGATTTTTTCACTGAGGATAGAGCTTAAGTTATGGAAAAACGTATTGCTATTATTGGCGCATCATTTAGGTTTCCTAGCTCCCCTGATAACTCTATCTGGAATAATCTTATAGGTAACAAAGACCTCGTTACGCACGTAGAAGAAGGTCGTTGGTCTTTTGATGCTTATCAGCACCCCGACAAGAAACACCCCGGTACCAGTTATACGTTTGCAGCAGGCTCAATAGGTGACGTATCTGGCTTTGATGCCAGTTTTTTTGGAATATCTCCTCGCGAAGCATCTTTAATAGACCCCCAGCAAAGAGTCTTACTTGAACTGGCGTGGGAAGCGATTGAAAGTACTGGGCATTCCCCTTCAAGCATAAGAGGGAGCGATTGCGGTGTTTTTATAGGGATTTCTGGCTCTGATTACGCATACCGCTTTGCAGAAGATCTAACCATTGGTGACTCCTCTATTTCTACGGGTAACACAACAAGCATCGCTGCAAATCGTATATCCTATTTACTCGACCTACATGGCCCGAGTTTATCTATTGATACTGCTTGCTCCTCCTCAATGGTTGCTTTTCACCAGGCATGTCAGGCCATTCGTGCGGGAGAAATTGAACAAGCATTAACCGGCGGCATCTCCCTCCACTTGCACCCTTATGGTTTTATTGCTTTCTCGAAAGCCACCATGCTTTCACCTACGGGGCGTTGCCAAGTTTTTGATGAAGCCGCTGATGGTTATGTTCGCTCTGAGGGAGGCGGATTGTTCTTCCTTAAAGATTATGATGCAGCGCTAAGAGATGGCGATGACATTATGGCGGTAGTTGCTGGCTCTGGTGTTAATACTGACGGCTACAAATCGGGGTTAACACTACCTAATCCCGATGCTCAAGCAAGCTTAATGGCGAAAACCTATGAAAATGCGGGTATTTCAGCAGAGCAAATAGATTACCTTGAAGCACATGGTACAGGCACCGCCGTTGGCGACCCTATCGAAACACGTGCGATAAGCCTTGCTTTAGGTGAACAAAGAAGCACCCCATTACCTATCGGCTCGGTAAAAAGTAATCTCGGGCATATGGAAACAGCTTCTGGAGTAGCTGGGCTGGCTAAAGCCCTTTACTCTTTAAAGCATAGACTGGTACCTGCAACGATCAGTATGAAAAATCCCAACCCGAATATCCATTTTGATGAGTGGAATATTCGCGTTGTTACTGAAAACATGCCTTTAGCAAAACAAGGCTTGCTCACTATCGGTGTCAACTCGTTTGGCTTTGGTGGCGCCAATGCACATGTCATACTGCAATCCCCACCACAAACACCTACTACCACTGAGCACCTAATAGAAGCACTAGAGCAGACATCAACGTTACCTTTGATTGTAAGCGCGCGCGACAGTCAGGCGCTTCAAGACTCGATCAAGCAAACAATTGCATTGCTTGAACTAGACGACATCTCTTTTTACGATACTGCCTACCATTATTTTTTCCGTAAAGAGCGGCACTCAATCGCACATGTGACGTGGGCTAGCGATAAACCAAGCGCTTTAAGAAAACTGCGTGCATTGATAACAGAAGAAACACCGCCTTTTTATCTGGACAAACCAAGCTCAGGTATTGCTTTTGTTTATTCGGGCAATGGTTGCCAATGGGAAACCATGGGCCGCACCCTCTTAAGCACCTCTGATACTTTTCGTGTAGCTGTTGAGAAAATCGATGCTATATTCCAACCTCTTGCCGGCTACTCGCTCAGCGACGAACTAGCAGGTATTAATGGAAGAGAACGCTTTGCACAAACCGAGATAGCACAACCCGCACTATTTGCACTTCAGGTAGGTATAACTGAAGTGCTTAGGGAACAGATGATTTTCCCTAAAGCCGTAACCGGACACAGTGTTGGTGAAGTAGCTGCCGCATGGGCAAGCGGAGCACTTTCTCTAGAAGATGCTGTCCATGTTATTTACTATCGTAGTAAGTATCAGGGACTTACTGCTGGTTTAGGAGAAATGACCGCAGCTGGGCTAGATGCCAACACGGCAAGCGCATGGTTAAAAGAGCGCAGCCTTGAAAAAGTTGAGCTAGCAGGCGTTAATAGTTTTAAAGGGATTACTTTAGCGGGTGACCCCGAGCAGCTATCTACCTTCGAAGGTTTATTAAAAGAGCACGATATCTTCTATCGTCGCCTAAACCTTAACTATGCATTTCATAGCTCCGCCATGGACAGTGTTAAATCACAAGTGATTGATAGCCTTACACAGGTTAATGCTAAAACCAGCACACTCCCCTTTTACTCCACTGTCACAGGTGGCCTTCTATCAGGCTCA
This genomic interval carries:
- a CDS encoding methyl-accepting chemotaxis protein, coding for MGGSVVHSIQKTSTLLIAIVMLSMAAVLVYQSNDMAQRSINIKEREIKLASLVKVLELSVVKIQYNLADFRSIKSSPSWDARLNTAAETALDFRIAVQKMRMQDSEQAFIYDALLPTFHEFYRVGLQMARSYIDGGPEVAVLFSGQFAVTANAMNAKVSTIAKRLRLSAEKSLTESALAARVHVWTGIVFGVVFILLLVRCGLFYWKHWVRPVNQLGDSVSSLVADLKESLVPVQLAKPNRVINKSIAKVYGAIDDLISHSDEKVDDLQRELQSLVFVRQALDVSHACVMLTDERFTILYANSSLMQLFQNQRKAFVAEFGDLDSVNLVGKRLDLFRRNPEKRVDVLARLSHRMRARIPVANRMMTLVVTLIDDVENSSGFLIEWQDVTHEFKVEQQIKLLVASAAKGDLSKRISIDSLKKLAPSSFLGHVSRDLNELMEVVTLAVDGSEGSLCSLVEGRTDEDSDIDLPGRFGDLSESIRGLSAHLNMLVIEKKEFSKWAAFNIQGVFKVSRELQENAQQQSRLVGPVCFEAEKLLALTQKVKKSALSLNNGVNQAEFKAQQAGQFIERLVESYQQMDKSNVNITDAVDMVEQVAFQANLLALNAAVEAARAGEQGKSFAVVASEVRVQAMRAAKAAADIKSYVNSNVAHVDSGIENANAWNSSVLELLSIFSVAENDEFSRSLSAQLEGVEQLKGSVSNMNSLVHQNGTLVEYLSDSAESMKYQSERLSYLQE
- a CDS encoding SEL1-like repeat protein translates to MQSTFKTSLILLSTLFACTTHVSAASYQSKSQTCRADGAFKIVSSVGPVASLRLGKNYEQGEGVNRDINQAFEWYCNGAMQKNADAQLKTALLLLEGKGIKRDVSKGMYWLNNAANNGSHDAELALGILLVDADAIRSAVLFKRAAAGGNLYANHRLAELYYYGMGVPQNYRKAQELSELGVAAGFDKSKELLTRIQIKQASGVFKSPEPVPSVESVALIKQPPALKEESQKSNSLLQSFLAILPSLPNFNTDSSTAGGNEVTVITSEASSVPVQQEQQEDVAFAHPVIVKPSVVTEAIVTAVPTKANIIALNKPVAEHKVVPDKIVTENGRGLSSKESSLHKELGDQLVIAVNKEQGEALSATVNETVSQKNAPAQPVVVVKKPSEANKPSVVDVVRPTGHKAASKAFEADITSLARGSEWVNKQPDMRYAIQLVQASQLSGIVKFIKKHNLDDNSYYIHALQDGQYRYILLYGNYPNNRTSKKIAKTLPDAVQKAGYWIRTFGDLRRSYKISP